One genomic segment of Paenibacillus sp. FSL H8-0332 includes these proteins:
- a CDS encoding ion channel, with product MHFIIQLSGKLLHLKKKSIAFIILAFILLSATIAFLLEPDTFHSWFNAFYWVMTTMATVGYGDYFAATVTGKVFTIFLYIFGIGLLSLVIGKIVEAMGEMQRRRGAGTLTFHGHNHVVLINWNRKTQAAVDEILCYDRECKVVIIDENGRHPLESMEQVHFISGDAASDDILLKANIGSARAAIVFSDTRIDEASLSDGKSLLIASSIERIAPQVHTTVEIMQEKNIQNFKHVHVNEFVLSHDAISRLAVRSALQEGNSEVITQLLSREHGDDIYEIPRRSGWTTYGEAFQDLLRQGATLLSDRGDLGINRKLDRPIPADARLYIVADEATYRRIKES from the coding sequence TTGCATTTTATAATCCAATTATCCGGCAAGCTGCTTCATTTGAAGAAGAAGTCTATTGCTTTTATTATTCTGGCTTTCATTCTTCTCAGCGCAACCATCGCCTTCCTGCTGGAGCCGGACACGTTTCATAGCTGGTTCAACGCCTTTTATTGGGTAATGACCACCATGGCTACTGTCGGGTATGGCGATTACTTTGCCGCTACCGTCACCGGCAAGGTGTTTACGATTTTCTTATATATCTTTGGCATCGGTCTGCTCAGTCTGGTGATCGGCAAGATTGTTGAAGCCATGGGCGAGATGCAGCGCAGGAGAGGAGCCGGAACCTTGACTTTTCACGGACACAATCATGTGGTGCTGATTAACTGGAACCGCAAGACACAGGCGGCAGTGGATGAGATTCTGTGTTACGACAGGGAATGCAAAGTGGTCATTATCGATGAGAATGGTCGGCATCCACTGGAATCTATGGAGCAGGTCCACTTCATCAGCGGCGATGCTGCAAGCGATGACATTCTGCTGAAGGCGAATATCGGGAGCGCCAGAGCGGCGATTGTGTTCAGCGACACCCGTATCGACGAAGCTTCCTTGAGTGACGGCAAGTCCCTGCTGATCGCCTCCAGCATTGAACGGATTGCCCCGCAGGTACATACAACCGTAGAGATTATGCAGGAAAAGAACATTCAGAACTTCAAGCATGTGCATGTGAACGAGTTCGTGCTCTCCCATGATGCGATCTCCAGACTGGCTGTACGCTCTGCCCTACAGGAGGGCAATTCCGAGGTGATCACCCAGCTGCTCAGCCGCGAGCACGGGGATGATATTTATGAGATCCCCCGCCGCAGCGGCTGGACAACCTATGGGGAGGCCTTTCAGGATCTGCTGCGCCAGGGGGCGACTCTGCTGTCCGACCGGGGCGATCTGGGCATTAACCGCAAGCTTGACCGGCCGATTCCGGCAGACGCCAGACTCTACATCGTCGCCGATGAGGCCACGTACCGGAGAATTAAAGAGAGCTAG
- a CDS encoding glycosyl hydrolase family 8 has protein sequence MGSRYSKAAVLGMSLLLLTSCGGNSSSPAPSSPGYTPAVSPSETIRPDEALQLEPTLEQRELFNFINTQLTGPDGVYTNLQETSESAEVATGHEILSESASLLMEAAVRTRNQELFDRQWTQARRTFDMEGGFSYRFSPKQQKQFNVNAAVDDLRMIGALLEAGQVFNQPEYTREADKYGKRFYKNNIKKDYMFDMFDNLYKVVNESVTLCYIDLSVLQKLSISSELQENLLMNMSGILEEGYLSDSFPFYETRFDYKTGKYSSEGINSVESLLTILHLAETGRQKPASISYIKAQVAAGTLFGQYTREGQPANDIRSTAIYALTAMIGAVLGDSSLYQSSIERMNEFRVTDPASPLYGGFGDPAARQAYSFDNLMALLAYSYKAP, from the coding sequence TTGGGAAGCAGATATAGCAAGGCTGCTGTTCTGGGGATGTCGCTGCTCTTGCTAACCTCCTGCGGCGGCAATTCGTCCAGTCCGGCACCTTCCTCTCCCGGCTATACTCCGGCGGTCTCTCCTTCTGAGACTATACGGCCGGATGAAGCGCTGCAGCTTGAGCCTACATTGGAACAGCGGGAACTATTCAATTTCATAAATACACAGCTTACAGGACCCGATGGGGTATATACGAATTTACAGGAGACCTCTGAATCGGCAGAAGTGGCTACAGGCCATGAGATTCTAAGCGAATCCGCATCCCTCCTAATGGAGGCCGCTGTCCGGACCCGCAATCAGGAGCTGTTCGACCGGCAGTGGACGCAGGCCCGCAGAACCTTCGATATGGAGGGCGGCTTCAGCTACCGCTTCAGCCCCAAGCAGCAGAAGCAATTCAACGTGAATGCAGCGGTAGACGACCTGCGGATGATCGGGGCACTGCTGGAAGCGGGTCAGGTGTTTAACCAACCGGAATATACTAGAGAAGCCGATAAATATGGTAAAAGATTTTATAAAAACAACATCAAAAAAGATTATATGTTTGACATGTTTGACAATTTATACAAAGTGGTAAACGAATCGGTAACTTTGTGTTATATTGATCTGAGTGTATTGCAGAAATTGTCGATATCTAGCGAATTACAAGAGAATTTGTTGATGAATATGAGCGGAATTTTGGAGGAGGGATATTTGTCCGATTCTTTTCCATTCTATGAGACCCGCTTCGATTACAAGACTGGTAAATACAGCTCTGAAGGCATTAACTCCGTCGAATCTCTGCTCACTATTCTTCATTTGGCAGAGACCGGCCGTCAGAAGCCGGCAAGTATAAGCTATATCAAAGCTCAGGTCGCAGCGGGAACCTTGTTCGGGCAATATACACGTGAAGGTCAACCAGCCAATGATATCCGTTCTACAGCAATCTATGCGCTCACAGCCATGATTGGAGCCGTGCTGGGCGACAGTTCACTTTATCAGTCCAGTATTGAACGAATGAACGAATTCAGGGTGACAGATCCTGCGAGTCCGCTCTATGGCGGGTTCGGTGATCCTGCTGCCCGGCAAGCCTACTCTTTCGATAACCTGATGGCACTCCTGGCGTATTCCTACAAGGCTCCATAA
- a CDS encoding cellulose biosynthesis cyclic di-GMP-binding regulatory protein BcsB translates to MMKKQIITALLCLSLFLVQIPAAQAEGLPGEAGQTYETSFTGSDISLRGTSSQQQYFTVMDYWNVDTVRINLHYQSSQINEDQVSSVTLSLNGIPFYSFRPSRDNNGEQILSIEAPKGFLTVGTNTLGIRGNLRTNTEGYQLCNLDDTQDSWLHLFNTSSIAVKYTPKAITGGIQDFSARFSGMDTVKADQSLLAVPQKASGAELESATYALSGFAKGNTLNDRTIALLPYREDTVQDKRAVVLVAMYDNLPDRMKKLVSTADDLGTHAVIQLVNKESLPTLVVTSKDESLLIKAGRLMASSERMGQISKNLKVVDAATDVADPAPPISTNITFTETGDKLTGPNHQEQTYFVSLPSNRSIADDGRISLDFRYAGNLDFNRSLVTVSINNTPIGSKKLTKELANGDVLNLNVPQSLGITGNFSVTVAFDLELASALCTPNREQMPWAYISKESMMRLNTKDRTDLLLGNYPYPFLRDGIFNRVAVVLPQERDDYTYRSLGNILGMLGKYAGGNTGDVHFYNDSAAAGNLKDNNIIAIGTYKNNKVIRDNNDKLYFKYSKDGSTLLSNEKMAIEEQYGAGIGTLQLLDSPYESGRGLLAVTGVRSENYFLVSKLIGSEKDRWKVYGDGVVTDKDGGVNAYRFKLISGAAKDSAVAKIMERTDVLGFVIAAVMIVTLVVVALLLLLRKHKKKRGDQA, encoded by the coding sequence ATGATGAAAAAACAGATAATAACCGCGCTGCTCTGCCTCTCCCTCTTCCTGGTTCAAATCCCTGCGGCGCAGGCGGAAGGGCTTCCTGGTGAAGCCGGGCAGACGTATGAAACTTCGTTCACGGGCAGTGATATCTCTCTGAGAGGGACCAGCTCCCAGCAGCAGTACTTCACGGTAATGGACTATTGGAACGTGGATACGGTGAGGATTAACTTGCATTATCAGAGTTCTCAGATTAATGAGGATCAGGTGTCGAGTGTAACCTTGTCGCTTAACGGCATCCCGTTCTATTCCTTCCGGCCGTCCCGGGACAATAACGGGGAGCAGATTCTGAGCATTGAGGCGCCCAAAGGGTTCCTTACAGTAGGAACCAATACGCTGGGCATCCGGGGCAACCTGAGAACCAATACGGAGGGGTATCAGCTCTGCAATCTGGACGATACACAGGATAGCTGGCTGCATCTGTTCAATACTTCAAGTATTGCTGTGAAATATACGCCTAAGGCAATCACCGGGGGCATTCAGGATTTCAGTGCCAGATTCTCGGGAATGGATACGGTAAAAGCAGACCAAAGCCTGCTCGCCGTGCCGCAGAAGGCCAGCGGGGCAGAGCTGGAGAGCGCCACCTACGCCCTCTCAGGGTTCGCCAAAGGCAATACGCTGAACGACAGGACCATTGCGCTGCTCCCTTATCGTGAAGATACTGTCCAGGACAAGCGTGCAGTAGTTCTGGTAGCCATGTACGATAATCTGCCGGACCGGATGAAGAAGCTGGTGAGTACGGCGGATGACCTTGGCACACATGCGGTCATTCAGCTGGTGAACAAGGAATCCTTGCCGACACTGGTTGTGACCTCCAAGGATGAGAGCCTGCTGATCAAAGCCGGCAGGCTGATGGCCAGCAGTGAACGGATGGGCCAGATCAGCAAGAATCTGAAGGTTGTTGATGCTGCTACTGATGTAGCGGACCCGGCCCCGCCGATCAGCACGAATATAACGTTCACAGAGACGGGGGACAAGCTCACCGGGCCGAATCATCAGGAGCAGACGTATTTCGTATCGCTGCCGTCCAACCGCTCCATTGCAGATGATGGCAGAATCAGCCTGGATTTCCGCTATGCCGGAAATCTGGACTTCAACCGTTCCCTGGTGACGGTGAGCATCAATAATACGCCCATCGGCAGCAAGAAGCTGACGAAGGAGCTGGCCAACGGGGATGTTTTGAATCTGAATGTGCCGCAGAGTCTGGGGATCACCGGCAATTTCTCGGTCACGGTGGCCTTTGATCTGGAGCTGGCGAGCGCCCTCTGTACACCTAACAGGGAGCAGATGCCCTGGGCCTATATCAGCAAGGAATCTATGATGCGCCTGAACACGAAGGACCGCACGGACCTTTTGCTGGGCAATTATCCGTATCCGTTCCTGCGGGACGGCATTTTCAACCGTGTGGCTGTGGTACTGCCGCAGGAACGGGATGATTACACCTACCGGAGCCTGGGCAATATCCTTGGTATGCTGGGCAAGTATGCCGGAGGGAATACCGGAGATGTCCACTTCTACAACGATAGCGCAGCAGCGGGTAATCTGAAGGACAACAATATCATTGCCATTGGGACCTATAAGAATAACAAGGTGATCCGCGACAACAATGACAAGCTCTATTTCAAATACAGCAAGGACGGTTCCACCCTGCTGTCCAATGAGAAAATGGCTATCGAGGAGCAGTATGGAGCCGGGATCGGCACCCTGCAGCTGCTGGATTCCCCCTACGAGAGCGGGCGTGGCCTGCTGGCGGTTACGGGTGTCCGCTCCGAGAACTATTTCCTCGTCTCCAAGCTGATCGGGAGTGAGAAGGACCGATGGAAGGTATACGGTGACGGGGTAGTGACGGACAAGGATGGCGGGGTTAATGCCTACCGCTTCAAGCTGATCTCCGGGGCAGCCAAGGATTCGGCGGTGGCGAAGATTATGGAGCGCACAGATGTGCTGGGCTTTGTGATCGCGGCCGTAATGATTGTGACGCTGGTGGTGGTGGCGCTGCTTCTGCTGCTGCGCAAACATAAGAAGAAACGTGGTGATCAAGCGTGA
- a CDS encoding glycosyltransferase produces the protein MTISDVLMVIAVICIWSLLLVNVALIIAGYLYYIETENEADPEITGEYPVVTIMVPAHNEGVVISKTVESLLALDYPHDRYEIIVINDNSSDNSAELLDEIQRRNPQRNLIIINTDAVTGGKGKSNALNIGFARSRGELIAIYDADNTPERTALKYLVAEIINDSTLGAVIGKFRTRNRDASLLTRFINIETLSFQWMAQAGRWKLFKLCTIPGTNFIMRRSIVESIGGWDVKAIAEDTEISFRIYMMGYRIKFQPKSVTWEQEPQTVKVWFKQRTRWAKGNIYVIVKNLPLLFDRKAAKIRFDILYYVSIYFLLLISLVTSDVLLVLHAMGYVHTTIAGLSSFLWLLAIVLFVVGIFVTLTTEKGEMSLSNLWIIMLMYVSYCQLWMVVAAYGLYNYLKDVILKREAKWYKTERY, from the coding sequence ATGACGATTTCTGACGTGCTGATGGTGATTGCTGTCATCTGCATCTGGTCACTGCTGCTGGTGAATGTGGCGCTGATTATAGCGGGATATCTGTACTACATTGAAACTGAAAATGAAGCTGATCCGGAGATCACAGGTGAGTATCCGGTGGTTACGATCATGGTCCCTGCACATAACGAAGGCGTCGTGATCAGCAAAACGGTGGAATCCCTATTGGCGCTCGATTACCCGCATGACCGGTATGAGATCATCGTCATTAACGATAATTCTTCGGATAATAGCGCGGAGCTGCTCGATGAGATCCAGCGCAGGAATCCGCAGCGCAATCTGATTATCATCAATACCGATGCCGTTACAGGCGGCAAAGGAAAATCCAATGCACTGAACATCGGCTTCGCCCGCAGCCGGGGGGAGCTCATCGCCATTTATGATGCCGATAATACACCGGAGCGCACAGCGCTGAAGTATCTTGTAGCGGAGATCATTAACGATTCGACGCTTGGGGCGGTGATCGGCAAGTTCAGAACACGTAACCGGGATGCCAGCCTGCTGACCCGGTTCATTAATATTGAGACCCTGTCCTTTCAATGGATGGCTCAAGCGGGGCGCTGGAAGCTGTTCAAGCTCTGTACGATCCCGGGGACGAACTTCATTATGCGCAGATCGATTGTCGAGAGCATCGGCGGCTGGGATGTGAAGGCGATTGCCGAGGATACGGAGATCAGCTTCCGCATTTATATGATGGGCTACCGGATCAAGTTCCAGCCGAAATCGGTCACCTGGGAGCAGGAGCCGCAGACGGTGAAGGTATGGTTCAAGCAGCGGACACGCTGGGCCAAGGGTAATATCTATGTCATTGTGAAGAACCTTCCGCTCCTCTTCGACCGGAAGGCTGCGAAGATCCGCTTCGATATTCTGTATTATGTCTCGATCTATTTCCTGCTCCTGATCTCACTGGTGACCTCTGATGTTCTGCTTGTCCTACATGCCATGGGGTATGTTCATACCACCATCGCCGGACTCAGCAGCTTCCTGTGGCTGCTTGCCATTGTCCTGTTCGTGGTCGGGATCTTCGTGACCCTGACGACGGAGAAGGGGGAGATGAGCCTGTCGAACCTGTGGATCATTATGTTGATGTATGTCTCTTACTGCCAGCTCTGGATGGTGGTTGCAGCTTACGGACTGTATAACTATCTCAAAGACGTCATTCTCAAACGGGAAGCCAAATGGTACAAAACCGAGCGTTACTAA
- a CDS encoding GGDEF domain-containing protein: protein MRRNRSSLTSDLGFLAFLVLIFACIVYIAGSPDHYIQNIIILNVSFILALVTYFTTVTAGLTLNLAFVFGYGFFVVYQTVTQGASIGVDTYFWLIMTPLLTVVLWVFTASTRELQAENERLLKRTNNLAAVDENTDLRNSISFQKDASLFTGISVRYKIPLTLLVVKVKYWNEIRRLIPEEQLSEAVYDVSQLSQSSIRTNDALYLLDKEDATWGLLLFTDREGAKIVIERIKQRLQELNDSEFSGKYKVNLGLKIGAVEYAADTIENPLDFIVQAKKELEYDV from the coding sequence GTGAGACGTAACCGCAGCAGTCTGACCTCGGATCTCGGTTTCCTGGCGTTTCTGGTCCTGATCTTTGCCTGTATCGTATATATCGCAGGATCTCCGGACCATTATATCCAGAACATTATTATTCTGAATGTATCCTTCATCCTGGCACTGGTCACGTATTTCACTACAGTCACGGCGGGGCTTACGCTGAATCTGGCGTTTGTCTTCGGCTACGGCTTCTTCGTGGTCTATCAGACGGTAACCCAGGGCGCATCCATCGGCGTAGATACGTACTTCTGGCTGATTATGACCCCGCTGCTTACAGTGGTGCTGTGGGTCTTCACCGCAAGCACACGCGAGCTGCAGGCGGAGAACGAACGGCTGCTGAAGCGCACGAATAATCTGGCCGCTGTGGATGAGAATACGGATCTGCGCAACAGCATTTCTTTTCAGAAGGATGCCAGCCTGTTCACCGGAATCTCGGTCCGTTATAAAATCCCGCTGACGCTGCTTGTGGTGAAGGTGAAGTATTGGAATGAGATCCGCCGCTTGATCCCGGAAGAGCAGCTGTCTGAAGCCGTTTACGATGTCTCCCAGCTCAGCCAGTCCAGCATTCGTACCAATGATGCGCTGTATCTGCTGGACAAGGAGGATGCTACTTGGGGACTTCTGCTCTTCACGGACCGGGAAGGGGCCAAGATTGTCATAGAGCGGATCAAACAGCGGCTGCAGGAACTGAATGACTCGGAGTTCTCCGGCAAATACAAGGTGAATCTGGGTCTGAAGATTGGTGCGGTGGAATATGCGGCCGACACCATCGAGAATCCGCTGGATTTCATTGTCCAGGCCAAAAAAGAACTGGAATACGATGTATAA
- a CDS encoding DUF350 domain-containing protein, with the protein MTIVINLVVSILTIVLLQVLGMVIFALMTPFKDMEELKKGNVAVAMAFGGKFLATAVILGVAAYTNTSIWFMMLWFAVGYVCLIASYWIFELFTPGFRISEQLEKGNVAVGVMLCMVFIGTAFAVSSLII; encoded by the coding sequence ATGACGATTGTAATTAATCTGGTGGTCAGTATTCTGACCATTGTTCTGCTTCAAGTGCTGGGGATGGTAATCTTCGCGCTCATGACTCCCTTCAAGGATATGGAGGAGCTGAAGAAGGGGAATGTGGCGGTAGCGATGGCATTTGGCGGCAAGTTCCTGGCGACGGCGGTCATTCTTGGCGTGGCCGCTTATACCAATACCTCCATCTGGTTCATGATGCTGTGGTTCGCGGTGGGGTATGTCTGCCTGATTGCTTCGTACTGGATCTTCGAGCTGTTCACTCCAGGCTTCCGGATTTCGGAGCAGCTGGAGAAGGGGAATGTTGCGGTCGGCGTCATGCTCTGCATGGTGTTCATCGGGACGGCCTTCGCGGTCAGCAGTCTGATTATTTAG